A part of Azospirillum thermophilum genomic DNA contains:
- a CDS encoding acetyl/propionyl/methylcrotonyl-CoA carboxylase subunit alpha translates to MFDKILIANRGEIACRVIRTARRMGIRTVAVHSEADARAMHVQMADEAVCIGPAPVGESYLRGDVILEVAKRTGAQAVHPGYGFLSENAAFAAACAEAGVVFIGPPIEAIRVMGSKAESKRVMSQADVPLVPGYHGEAQDFATLSAEAERIGYPVLVKASAGGGGKGMRVVRSAGELADAVAGAQREAKAAFGDDSLLLEKYLGRPRHVEIQVFADTHGNAVYLFERDCSVQRRHQKVIEEAPAPNLPDEIRRRMGEAAVAAAKAVNYVGAGTVEFLYEDGGFYFIEMNTRLQVEHPVTEMITGLDLVEWQLRVAAGGELPLRQDQLTRRGHAFEARLYAEDPQREFLPAIGRLVHLKPPAETAHVRVDTGVRQGDEVTMFYDPMIAKLIVWDEDRDAALRRLRVALSQYEVVGVTTNVGFLGAIAGHPAFRAVELDTGFIERHRADLLPPPAAVPDRGLAVAALAVLLRRRAETKAAPRAAGDPNSPWLFANGWRLNEETHYDLRLMDGETAREVTLHFRPDGYEVAVDGGAPLAATGIALADGVLTGSIGGAKVRATVVQQGLDLTILSEGAVWRLKLDDPSARAAEQEGGSGRLTAPMPGTVVRVLVEPGQAVEAGAPLMLLEAMKMEHTIKAPAAGTVSAVNFAAGDQVSEGVDLLVLDIAEG, encoded by the coding sequence ATGTTCGACAAGATCCTGATTGCCAACCGGGGCGAGATCGCCTGCCGCGTCATCCGCACCGCCCGCCGCATGGGCATCCGCACCGTCGCCGTCCATTCCGAGGCCGACGCGCGCGCCATGCATGTCCAGATGGCCGACGAGGCCGTCTGCATCGGCCCCGCCCCGGTCGGCGAAAGCTATCTGCGCGGCGACGTGATCCTGGAGGTCGCGAAGCGGACCGGCGCCCAGGCCGTCCATCCCGGCTACGGCTTCCTGTCGGAGAATGCCGCCTTCGCCGCCGCCTGCGCCGAGGCCGGCGTCGTCTTCATCGGCCCGCCGATCGAGGCGATCCGCGTCATGGGCTCCAAGGCGGAATCCAAGCGGGTGATGTCGCAGGCCGACGTGCCGCTGGTGCCGGGCTATCACGGCGAGGCGCAGGACTTCGCCACCCTGTCGGCCGAGGCCGAGCGCATCGGCTATCCGGTGCTGGTGAAGGCGTCGGCCGGCGGCGGCGGCAAGGGCATGCGCGTCGTCCGTTCGGCCGGCGAGCTGGCCGACGCGGTGGCCGGCGCCCAGCGCGAGGCCAAGGCCGCCTTCGGCGACGACAGCCTGCTGCTGGAAAAGTATCTCGGCCGGCCGCGCCATGTGGAGATCCAGGTCTTCGCCGACACCCATGGCAACGCGGTCTATCTGTTCGAGCGCGACTGCTCGGTCCAGCGCCGTCACCAGAAGGTGATCGAGGAGGCGCCGGCCCCCAACCTGCCCGACGAGATACGACGTCGTATGGGCGAGGCCGCGGTGGCCGCCGCCAAGGCGGTGAACTATGTCGGCGCCGGCACGGTCGAGTTCCTCTATGAGGATGGCGGCTTCTACTTCATCGAGATGAACACCCGCCTGCAGGTGGAGCATCCGGTGACGGAGATGATCACCGGGCTCGACCTCGTGGAGTGGCAGTTGCGCGTCGCGGCCGGTGGTGAACTGCCGCTGCGCCAGGACCAGCTCACCCGCCGCGGCCACGCCTTCGAGGCGCGGCTCTATGCCGAGGATCCGCAGCGCGAGTTCCTGCCGGCCATCGGCCGTCTCGTCCACCTCAAGCCGCCGGCCGAGACCGCCCATGTCCGCGTCGACACCGGCGTGCGCCAGGGCGACGAGGTGACGATGTTCTACGACCCGATGATCGCCAAGCTGATCGTCTGGGACGAGGACCGCGACGCCGCCCTGCGCCGGCTGCGCGTTGCGCTGTCGCAGTACGAGGTGGTGGGCGTCACCACCAATGTCGGCTTCCTCGGCGCCATCGCCGGGCATCCCGCCTTCCGCGCGGTGGAGCTCGACACCGGCTTCATCGAACGGCATCGGGCCGACCTGCTGCCGCCGCCGGCCGCCGTGCCGGACCGCGGGCTGGCCGTCGCGGCGCTGGCCGTGCTGCTGCGCCGCCGGGCGGAAACCAAGGCCGCGCCGCGCGCCGCGGGCGATCCGAACTCGCCCTGGCTGTTCGCCAACGGCTGGCGCCTGAACGAGGAGACGCACTACGACCTGCGCCTGATGGACGGCGAGACGGCGCGCGAGGTGACGCTGCATTTCCGCCCCGACGGCTATGAGGTCGCGGTGGACGGTGGCGCGCCGCTGGCGGCGACCGGCATCGCGCTCGCCGACGGCGTGCTGACCGGCAGCATCGGCGGCGCCAAGGTCCGTGCCACCGTGGTGCAGCAGGGGCTGGACCTGACCATCCTCAGCGAAGGGGCGGTGTGGCGGCTGAAGCTGGACGATCCCAGCGCCCGCGCGGCGGAGCAGGAGGGCGGGTCGGGCCGCCTGACCGCGCCGATGCCGGGCACCGTCGTCCGCGTGCTGGTCGAGCCGGGGCAGGCGGTGGAGGCGGGCGCCCCGCTGATGCTGCTGGAAGCGATGAAGATGGAGCACACCATCAAGGCCCCGGCCGCCGGCACCGTCTCCGCCGTCAATTTCGCGGCGGGCGACCAGGTGTCGGAAGGCGTCGACCTGCTGGTGCTGGACATCGCGGAGGGCTGA
- a CDS encoding hydroxymethylglutaryl-CoA lyase, producing the protein MKLPTFVRMVDVGPRDGLQNEKTIVPTAVKVELVDRLADAGLPVVEAGSFVSPKWVPQMGDSADVFAGIARKPGVRYAALTPNLKGLEGALAARADEVAVFGAASESFSRKNINCSIAESLERFAPVMEQAKAAGVPVRGYVSCVLGCPYEGEIAPAAVADVAAKLFAMGCYEISLGDTIGTGTPAKAQAMIAAVAEKVPMDRIAVHFHDTYGQALANILAALEMGIAVVDSSVAGLGGCPYAKGASGNVASEDVLYMLNGLGITTGVDLDKLVAAGAFISEAIGRPTASKVARARGCA; encoded by the coding sequence ATGAAGCTGCCGACCTTTGTGCGCATGGTGGATGTGGGGCCGCGCGACGGCCTGCAGAACGAGAAGACCATCGTGCCGACCGCGGTGAAGGTGGAGCTGGTCGACCGGCTTGCCGACGCCGGCCTGCCGGTGGTCGAGGCCGGCAGCTTCGTCTCCCCCAAATGGGTCCCGCAGATGGGCGACAGCGCCGACGTCTTCGCGGGCATCGCCCGCAAGCCGGGCGTGCGCTACGCCGCCCTGACCCCGAACCTCAAGGGGCTGGAGGGCGCGCTGGCCGCCAGGGCCGACGAGGTGGCGGTGTTCGGCGCCGCGTCGGAGAGCTTCAGCCGGAAGAACATCAACTGCTCCATCGCCGAGAGCCTGGAGCGCTTCGCCCCGGTGATGGAGCAGGCCAAGGCGGCCGGCGTGCCGGTCCGCGGCTACGTGAGCTGCGTGCTCGGCTGTCCCTATGAGGGCGAGATCGCGCCGGCGGCGGTGGCCGACGTGGCGGCGAAGCTGTTCGCCATGGGTTGCTACGAGATCTCGCTGGGCGACACCATCGGCACCGGCACCCCGGCCAAGGCCCAGGCGATGATCGCCGCGGTGGCGGAGAAGGTGCCGATGGACAGGATCGCCGTGCATTTCCACGACACCTACGGCCAGGCGCTGGCCAACATCCTGGCGGCGCTGGAGATGGGAATCGCGGTGGTGGACAGCTCGGTCGCCGGGCTCGGCGGCTGCCCCTATGCCAAGGGGGCTTCGGGCAACGTGGCGAGCGAGGACGTGCTCTACATGCTGAACGGGCTGGGCATTACGACCGGCGTCGACCTCGACAAGCTGGTCGCCGCCGGCGCCTTCATCAGCGAGGCCATCGGCCGCCCGACCGCGTCGAAGGTCGCGCGGGCGCGGGGCTGCGCGTAA
- a CDS encoding HNH endonuclease — protein MPVTQDDATLMDILQGGRCFYCGEPVGAKATFDHLIPQAYGGADEPANVVLAHRRCNQRKGDRLPSPGELDRFFQERRGSRLGIWPPLKALRDAEPGDEWIAVARAIADLRT, from the coding sequence ATGCCCGTCACGCAGGATGACGCCACGCTGATGGACATCCTGCAGGGCGGGCGCTGCTTCTATTGCGGCGAGCCGGTCGGCGCCAAGGCGACCTTCGACCATCTGATCCCGCAGGCCTACGGCGGCGCGGACGAGCCGGCCAACGTCGTGCTCGCCCACCGCCGCTGCAACCAGCGCAAGGGCGACCGCCTGCCCTCGCCCGGGGAACTCGACCGCTTCTTTCAGGAGCGCCGCGGCAGCCGCCTCGGCATCTGGCCGCCGCTGAAGGCCCTGCGCGACGCCGAGCCCGGCGACGAGTGGATCGCCGTCGCCCGGGCCATCGCCGACCTGCGGACCTGA
- the rimO gene encoding 30S ribosomal protein S12 methylthiotransferase RimO: MTTFPSKAAPKVGIVSLGCPKALVDSERILTRLRAEGYEISPSYDGADVVLVNTCGFLDSAKKESLDAIGEAIKENGRVIVTGCMGVESDMIRQVHPDVLAVTGPHQYEQVVSAVHEAVPPQHDPFVDLVPPEGLRLTPRHYAYLKISEGCNNRCSFCIIPSLRGDLVSRPVVSVLREAEKLATAGVKELLVISQDTSAYGVDRKYAEETWYGRQVRARFIDLCRELANFDVWVRLHYVYPYPHVDEVIPLMAEGRILPYLDIPFQHASPTVLKAMRRPAAQEKQLDRIRKWRQDCPHLVLRSTFITGFPGETEEDFQFMLDWLKEAQLDRVGCFKYEPVDGATANALPGAVPEEVKQERWERFMETQKAISAERLQQKVGWTLGVLIDEVDEEGAIGRSYADAPEIDGNVFLNGETNLKPGDLVDVTIEHADEYDLWGSVERDL; encoded by the coding sequence ATGACCACATTCCCGTCCAAGGCCGCCCCGAAGGTCGGCATCGTCAGCCTCGGCTGCCCGAAGGCGCTCGTCGATTCGGAGCGTATCCTGACCCGTCTGCGGGCGGAGGGATACGAGATCTCCCCCAGCTACGACGGGGCAGACGTCGTGCTGGTGAACACCTGCGGCTTCCTGGACAGCGCCAAGAAGGAATCGCTCGACGCGATCGGCGAGGCGATCAAGGAGAACGGACGGGTCATCGTCACCGGCTGCATGGGCGTCGAATCGGACATGATCCGGCAGGTCCATCCGGACGTGCTGGCGGTCACCGGGCCGCACCAGTACGAACAGGTGGTCAGCGCCGTGCACGAGGCGGTGCCGCCGCAGCACGACCCCTTCGTCGATCTGGTTCCGCCGGAAGGGCTGCGCCTCACCCCGCGCCACTACGCCTATCTGAAGATTTCCGAGGGCTGCAACAACCGCTGCAGCTTCTGCATCATCCCCAGCCTGCGCGGCGACCTGGTCAGCCGCCCGGTCGTCTCGGTCCTGCGCGAGGCGGAGAAGCTGGCGACCGCCGGCGTGAAGGAGCTGCTGGTCATCTCCCAGGACACCAGCGCCTACGGCGTCGACCGCAAGTATGCGGAGGAGACGTGGTACGGCCGGCAGGTCCGCGCCCGCTTCATCGACCTGTGCCGCGAGCTGGCGAATTTCGACGTGTGGGTGCGGCTGCACTACGTCTACCCCTACCCGCATGTCGACGAGGTCATTCCGCTGATGGCGGAAGGGCGCATCCTCCCCTACCTCGACATCCCGTTCCAGCACGCCTCCCCCACCGTGCTGAAGGCGATGCGCCGTCCGGCCGCCCAGGAAAAGCAGCTCGACCGCATCCGCAAGTGGCGGCAGGACTGCCCGCATCTGGTGCTGCGCTCCACCTTCATCACTGGCTTCCCCGGCGAGACGGAGGAGGACTTCCAGTTCATGCTGGACTGGCTGAAGGAGGCCCAGCTCGACCGCGTCGGCTGCTTCAAGTATGAGCCCGTCGACGGTGCCACCGCCAACGCGCTGCCCGGGGCGGTGCCGGAAGAGGTCAAGCAGGAGCGCTGGGAGCGCTTCATGGAGACGCAGAAGGCGATCAGTGCCGAGCGGCTGCAGCAGAAGGTCGGCTGGACGCTCGGCGTGCTGATCGACGAGGTCGACGAGGAAGGCGCCATCGGCCGCTCCTACGCCGACGCGCCGGAGATCGACGGCAACGTCTTCCTGAACGGCGAGACCAACCTGAAGCCCGGCGACCTCGTGGACGTGACGATCGAGCACGCCGACGAGTACGACCTGTGGGGCAGCGTCGAGCGCGACCTGTAA
- a CDS encoding MarR family winged helix-turn-helix transcriptional regulator has protein sequence MMHIGHIADSLGYTQGLKPSQWTALRYFASANASQRTVSAFADFHATTRGAASQMVEVLVNKELLTRVPVPEDRRVVQLHPTARALDLLQHDPMKDFAAVIAALPPNDQYHLAETLTRVLRGLLAKRQAA, from the coding sequence ATGATGCACATCGGGCACATCGCCGACAGCCTGGGCTACACGCAGGGCCTGAAGCCTTCGCAATGGACCGCTCTGCGCTATTTCGCCAGCGCCAATGCCAGCCAGCGCACCGTGTCCGCCTTCGCCGACTTCCACGCCACGACCCGCGGCGCCGCCTCGCAGATGGTCGAAGTGCTGGTCAACAAGGAACTGCTGACCCGCGTGCCGGTTCCGGAAGACCGCCGCGTCGTCCAGCTCCACCCGACGGCCCGTGCGCTCGACCTGCTGCAGCACGACCCGATGAAGGACTTCGCCGCGGTCATCGCCGCGCTGCCGCCCAACGACCAGTATCATCTGGCCGAGACGCTGACCCGCGTGCTGCGCGGCCTGCTGGCCAAGCGCCAGGCCGCCTGA